One Phycisphaerae bacterium genomic window, GTGCTGACCGGAGCGCAGAGCATCCGCGACGTGATCCTCTTTCCGCTGCAGCGCCCGCGGATCGAAAGGGAGCAGGGCGAGCCGGCCGAAACGCCTGAGGAGACGCAGGAGCCCCAGCCATGAAGTTCGCCTCGTATGGCAAGCCGCTGGTCACCATCTTTCTGCTTTCGCTGCTGGCCGACCTGGTGGCGATCGCGCTGATCGGGTTTTTTGTCTCGTATCTGTTTGCCGCCGTGTTCGCGATTTTGAGCCTGCCGCTGCACGCGTTTCTGCTGGCGTTCTTTCGCGATCCGCTGCGCGACGCGGATCAGCGGGAGCTTTCGGACCGACGGATGTACGCGCCAGCCGACGGCCGGATCACCGAGATCGCCGAGATCGACGATGCGCGGGTGGGCGGACCGGCCCTGAAGATCGGCATCTTCCTGAGCGTCTTCGACGTCCACATCAACCGCAGCCCGTGCCGCGCCGCGGTCGTCTCGGCCGAGCGGCACGAGGGCCGCTGCGTCGACGCCCGCAACCTCGAGTCGAGCAAGATCAACTCGTGCGTCGACGTGCTGCTGGCCCCGCACAGCGGATCGATCGTCGCGCTGCCCGAGCGGATCGTGGTCCGCCAGATCACGGGTGCGATCGCCCGCCGGATCGTCTGCGACGCCGGTCCGGGCGACGAACTGAAGGCCGGCGAACGATTCGGCATGATCATGTTCGGCTCGCGCACCGAGCTGATCGTCCCCAACACCCCGCACGCCAAGGTCCTGGTCACCCTCGGCCAGAAGGTCTACGCGGGTAAAGACCCGCTGATCGAATACGCCTGATTCGCTGTGTTGCGTGCCTGACGAACGGGTTAGTCGGCTTGGTGTGGCTTGTGCATTGCCTTGACGGCGATGGCGGCGGCTTTGGCCTTTCCAAGGATGCCGCTGAAGCGGGCGGTGCACATGGCGCGGTAGTCATCGGCTGACATGACGGGCTCAGCGATGGCGCTGGTCGTTTCGGGACTGATGGCGCCGGCGGCCAACTCAGAGCCGGCCTGGCGAACCAGGTCGAGTTTCCGATCGAAGAGCTTCGGCGCGTTGGCGGCGCCGGCGGCGGGCACGAGGATTTCTCCGGCCCGAACCCAGCCCATGCCGTCGCAGATCTTCCGGAAGAGGGCCCGCAGCAGGTCGAAGTTATCGAGTTCAGGAAATCCGCACGAGCTGATGAGCACGGTCTTGGGATGCCGGTCGCCGCGGATGGGGTGTTTGGTGCCGCCGTTTTCGGCCGGAAGCTGGGCCGGCTCGATGAAGGCGAAGAAGCGGTCGATCACGTTCTTGACCGGCGCGGGAAAGCTGAAGAAGTACAGCGGCGTCGCGAGCAGCAGATAATCCGCCCGCAGGTATGCCTCAGCGATCGGGCTGAAGTCGTCGTTTTGGGCGCAGCGGCCGGGGGTTTTTGTCCAGCAGGTCATGCAACTGTTGCACGGCCCGATGGTCATCCGGTGCAGCTGGAACTTGTGGATTTCCAGGTCTCCCCCCATCCCCTCGATGCACAGGTCCAGCATTTTGTCGCTGAAGGACTTGGGTCTCTGCGAACCGGAGATGGCCAACACCACCTTGCCCATGACGCCGCCTCCTTTTATTGTCGCCGCGAACAGAGCCCCGTTTTCGATCGCTGTGATTTGCGGATTCTACCGACCCGCCCGCGCCTGGACAAGATGGTCGTTCAGGTCGTGGCGATGGGAACTCGTGCGGCCCAGACGCTGCGAGGCGGCAGGTCGATGTCCTGGCCTTCGCGGATACGCAGCGGCTCGTCGGTCCAGAAATCGCGGGCGTTCACGGGATTGTCGCCCAGGCCGGCCCGCAACGTTTTGCGGCGTGGGGAGTCGGTGAGGTTGAAGACAACGACAATCCGCTGATCGTCCTGCTCAGCGGCGAGGACCGGGGTCTCTTCGCCGTCGGGTTCAAAGAGGTTCAGCCGGCGGGCGGGCCGATCCAGCGGCGGCAGGACCTGGCGCAGGATGGAGAGCCCCATCTCGTTGAGCTGCCCGATCGCGTCGCCGAAGATGATGTCGCCGCCGGTCAGGTACGCCGACAACGCCAGCACCCGGGCCTCCTGAACGTCGAAGGCGGCCCCGTCGCACCAGTGACCGCCCTTGCTGAACGGGTGCTGGGGCATCCGCGGGTACATGTGCGGATCGTCCGAGGTCTGCGTGCAGCGGACGATCACGAAATCGGGATCGGCGTTGCCGACCGCGCCGTGCATCCACATGTGGGCGAAGTTGGTCCGCGCGTTCTGGACGACGTGGCCCCAGAAGTGGTGAACGTCCTCCGAGGTGCGAATGGCGTCGACGATGCCGGTCACCGATTCGGCGGGCGAACCGCAGGCCAGCAGGTACGCATCGTCGCCGATGCTCTC contains:
- a CDS encoding phosphatidylserine decarboxylase family protein, with protein sequence MKFASYGKPLVTIFLLSLLADLVAIALIGFFVSYLFAAVFAILSLPLHAFLLAFFRDPLRDADQRELSDRRMYAPADGRITEIAEIDDARVGGPALKIGIFLSVFDVHINRSPCRAAVVSAERHEGRCVDARNLESSKINSCVDVLLAPHSGSIVALPERIVVRQITGAIARRIVCDAGPGDELKAGERFGMIMFGSRTELIVPNTPHAKVLVTLGQKVYAGKDPLIEYA
- a CDS encoding flavodoxin family protein translates to MGKVVLAISGSQRPKSFSDKMLDLCIEGMGGDLEIHKFQLHRMTIGPCNSCMTCWTKTPGRCAQNDDFSPIAEAYLRADYLLLATPLYFFSFPAPVKNVIDRFFAFIEPAQLPAENGGTKHPIRGDRHPKTVLISSCGFPELDNFDLLRALFRKICDGMGWVRAGEILVPAAGAANAPKLFDRKLDLVRQAGSELAAGAISPETTSAIAEPVMSADDYRAMCTARFSGILGKAKAAAIAVKAMHKPHQAD